The Teredinibacter sp. KSP-S5-2 genome includes a window with the following:
- a CDS encoding phage tail sheath C-terminal domain-containing protein, producing the protein MAFLHGVEVVEINNGPRPIRTVRSSVVGLIGTAPEADPERFPLNFPVLVAGRRSDMAGIGSTGTLPAALDDIFDQAGALIVVVRVSDGITQPSDGYGGAVDPSDTFDGEEYIPPPSEALNEVIGGVDNDTGQYLGVYAFLAAQSEVHVTPRVLIAPEFSHNAAVANEMLTVAERLRAVVIADGPNTNDIEAIHYREQFGSPRLYIVDPWVRVWNTAIGAEVIRPVSARVAGLIAKSDAEFGFWRSPSNQELRGILGPVRSIDFTLGDPNARANILNENEVATVIQETGYRLWGNRTCSDDQKWAFLSVRRTADMVNESILQGHLWAVDRTISKTYVEDVLEGVNAYLRSLRTRGAIINGQAWIDAEFNTPADIASGKVTFSFDFTPPPPAEHIVFRSEVVNGYLTEVIPLPAN; encoded by the coding sequence ATGGCGTTTTTACATGGTGTGGAAGTCGTTGAAATTAACAACGGTCCACGTCCAATTCGTACTGTGCGTTCGAGCGTAGTTGGTTTAATTGGCACGGCACCGGAAGCCGACCCAGAACGTTTTCCGTTAAATTTTCCTGTGCTGGTGGCTGGGCGACGATCTGATATGGCGGGTATTGGTTCGACCGGAACCTTGCCCGCTGCGTTGGATGATATCTTTGACCAAGCGGGTGCGCTGATTGTGGTGGTGCGTGTGAGTGACGGTATTACTCAGCCTTCAGATGGCTACGGTGGTGCTGTTGATCCCAGCGATACCTTTGATGGGGAAGAGTATATTCCCCCACCATCAGAAGCACTTAATGAAGTGATCGGCGGTGTGGATAATGACACAGGACAATATCTCGGTGTGTATGCGTTTCTAGCGGCACAAAGTGAAGTTCATGTCACACCGCGCGTGCTTATTGCCCCGGAGTTTTCACACAACGCCGCAGTGGCCAATGAAATGTTAACGGTTGCAGAACGATTGCGCGCCGTAGTGATCGCCGATGGCCCCAATACCAATGATATTGAAGCGATTCATTATCGTGAACAATTTGGTAGTCCACGCTTATACATTGTTGATCCTTGGGTACGAGTGTGGAATACGGCAATCGGTGCCGAAGTGATTCGTCCTGTCAGTGCGCGTGTGGCTGGGTTAATCGCAAAAAGCGATGCCGAATTTGGTTTTTGGCGTTCACCGTCGAATCAAGAGTTACGTGGGATTCTCGGCCCGGTGAGAAGCATTGACTTTACGCTTGGTGATCCGAATGCGCGTGCCAATATCCTAAATGAAAATGAAGTGGCCACGGTTATTCAAGAAACGGGTTATCGCCTATGGGGCAATCGCACCTGTTCCGATGATCAAAAATGGGCGTTCTTATCGGTACGCCGTACAGCAGATATGGTGAACGAAAGCATTCTCCAAGGACACCTGTGGGCAGTGGATCGTACTATTTCTAAAACCTATGTCGAGGATGTGTTGGAAGGTGTCAATGCGTACCTTCGTTCTTTGCGAACACGTGGTGCGATTATCAACGGCCAAGCTTGGATCGATGCGGAGTTCAATACGCCTGCGGATATTGCGTCGGGAAAAGTGACCTTCAGTTTTGACTTTACGCCGCCACCGCCAGCAGAACACATTGTTTTTCGTAGCGAAGTGGTTAACGGCTATTTAACGGAAGTGATTCCTTTGCCTGCGAATTAA
- a CDS encoding phage major tail tube protein → MLDDVLRNMTLTVDGRGYAGNIEELVLPKLSLQTEELRNGGMDAPVDIELGMEKLECEFTLTRFNRHSLTLFGVFSGETQLTARGAVVSDNGQTQAAVINMRGLVRELDMGTWKPGEKSTNKFMVSLRYYKLVLDEFPIYEIDIPNFVRKVNGVDQLAKMRAALGL, encoded by the coding sequence GTGCTCGATGATGTGCTTCGTAATATGACTTTGACAGTAGATGGTCGAGGTTACGCAGGCAATATAGAAGAACTTGTTCTGCCTAAGTTAAGTTTACAAACTGAGGAGTTACGCAACGGCGGCATGGATGCGCCGGTGGACATTGAGCTGGGTATGGAAAAGCTCGAATGTGAATTTACGCTTACACGATTTAATCGCCACTCGCTGACCCTGTTTGGTGTGTTTAGCGGTGAAACCCAACTCACTGCCAGAGGTGCGGTGGTGTCCGATAACGGCCAAACGCAAGCAGCAGTCATCAATATGCGTGGCCTGGTGCGAGAGCTGGACATGGGTACATGGAAGCCGGGAGAGAAATCAACCAACAAGTTTATGGTATCGCTACGCTACTACAAGCTTGTCCTGGATGAATTCCCGATTTACGAAATCGATATTCCCAACTTTGTCCGAAAAGTGAATGGCGTCGACCAGCTTGCCAAAATGCGTGCTGCGTTAGGGCTTTAA
- a CDS encoding phage tail protein I, producing MSRSLLPPNRSELERALEKTLQRTTYIPIPLDTLWNPWACPAVLLPWLAWAVSVDYWESGWSVEQKRQAIADSLFVHQQKGTLASIERVLANLGVTANIREWFEFNGPPHTFELTAWVNDNFGGDDRPILNTQLYAALKAAVDVTKPVRSHYTFRIGVQLQQTLQFALASRVANRANVSLKVVAPTFSSQLPVHPVSTLRAVNVVRIHATLV from the coding sequence GTGAGTAGGTCATTGTTGCCACCCAATCGTTCTGAGTTAGAACGCGCTTTGGAAAAAACACTGCAGCGCACCACATATATTCCAATTCCACTGGATACGCTGTGGAATCCTTGGGCGTGCCCAGCGGTGCTTTTACCTTGGTTAGCGTGGGCTGTGTCAGTGGATTATTGGGAAAGTGGTTGGTCTGTTGAACAAAAACGACAGGCGATTGCGGATTCTTTATTTGTGCATCAGCAAAAAGGCACATTAGCTTCCATTGAGCGGGTATTAGCAAACTTAGGTGTGACGGCAAATATTCGAGAGTGGTTTGAATTTAATGGTCCACCCCACACCTTTGAGTTGACTGCATGGGTGAACGACAATTTTGGTGGTGATGACAGGCCTATATTAAATACCCAATTATATGCGGCATTAAAAGCCGCTGTGGATGTAACCAAGCCAGTACGAAGTCATTACACCTTTCGTATTGGTGTGCAATTACAACAAACACTGCAATTTGCCTTAGCCAGTCGCGTTGCGAATCGAGCCAATGTGAGTCTTAAGGTAGTTGCTCCCACGTTCAGCAGTCAACTTCCTGTTCACCCGGTATCAACACTCCGAGCGGTGAATGTGGTGCGAATACACGCAACGCTAGTTTGA
- a CDS encoding baseplate J/gp47 family protein: MSQFSAIDLEKLPAPDIIETLDFETIFSALLAELTEAYPEFSADVESDPAYKILQVSAYRELMLRAEINDRIKALLLAYARGSNLDHIVASYYRLQREIVSPGDESAIPPVAPKYEDDDRLRYRSQLSYEGYSTAGPEGSYIFHALAASPLVKDASVQSPTPGVVVVTVLSNDGAGIASEALLQTVNAHLNDKTIRPLTDQVLVQSAEVIPFTVEAELILFSGPDESVVEQAANIALDDYLKARHKLGHDITLSGMYAALHQPGVQQVNLLSPVQNISVQRSQVAWNTEKKITLGGRGE, translated from the coding sequence ATGAGCCAGTTTTCTGCCATTGATCTTGAGAAGCTGCCTGCGCCGGATATAATTGAGACGCTCGATTTTGAAACGATTTTTTCGGCATTGCTTGCAGAGTTAACCGAAGCTTACCCGGAATTTTCCGCCGATGTGGAAAGTGATCCGGCTTATAAAATCTTACAAGTGTCTGCGTATCGAGAATTAATGCTTCGCGCAGAAATCAATGATCGCATTAAAGCTTTACTCTTGGCGTATGCGCGTGGGTCAAACTTGGATCACATTGTTGCGAGCTATTACCGATTGCAACGAGAAATCGTGTCTCCGGGAGATGAGTCTGCAATACCGCCTGTTGCACCAAAATACGAAGATGATGACCGACTTCGTTATCGGTCCCAATTAAGCTACGAAGGATACAGCACCGCAGGCCCTGAAGGCAGTTACATTTTCCATGCGCTTGCCGCCAGTCCATTGGTCAAAGATGCCAGTGTCCAGAGCCCAACACCCGGTGTGGTGGTGGTCACTGTGCTATCAAACGATGGTGCGGGAATCGCCAGTGAAGCCTTATTGCAAACTGTTAACGCGCATTTAAATGATAAAACCATTCGACCACTGACCGATCAGGTATTGGTGCAGTCGGCAGAGGTTATTCCGTTTACAGTTGAGGCCGAACTCATTTTGTTTTCCGGGCCGGATGAGTCTGTGGTTGAACAAGCGGCTAACATCGCATTGGATGATTATCTTAAAGCACGACACAAGCTCGGACACGACATTACATTATCGGGAATGTATGCTGCACTTCATCAACCCGGTGTGCAGCAGGTAAATTTGTTATCACCAGTACAGAATATTTCCGTACAGCGGTCACAGGTGGCATGGAATACCGAGAAAAAGATTACCTTGGGAGGGCGGGGTGAATAG
- a CDS encoding phage tail protein, with protein sequence MAIALVPTITSAGLAAVFNATNDGLQARLTQVVFGEQGWTPDQNATHLRAEKNRVDIEGGSRVNQTQIHITAIENGNQEYWVREIGFLLSDGTLFAVWSDAQQPLAWKSADVDLLLAFDMVLSALPDDSVVVEGTGGFNLSPATEDEIGLVRLVTEAEARAGVINTAVAMTPWGTRQHGDARYAGKQHTHTWGQVTGKPTTFTPAVHSHTWNQIGGRPTSMPPTPHYHDDRYTPTNNFLVSWGRTTTRNRRSAVNWDGSNNFSYNYADIGPPVGYTTSHLMGFLASIGFIHFGGEVDGIDRIWCRWRIQNGNIRVICQNSENNAASQINYMAIWRK encoded by the coding sequence ATGGCCATCGCGCTAGTTCCGACAATTACATCCGCAGGACTGGCCGCTGTGTTTAATGCTACCAATGACGGTCTGCAGGCGCGGCTGACCCAGGTGGTATTTGGTGAGCAAGGCTGGACGCCAGATCAGAATGCAACACACCTTCGAGCTGAAAAAAATCGCGTGGATATTGAAGGTGGTTCGAGAGTGAATCAGACTCAAATTCATATTACCGCCATCGAAAATGGAAACCAGGAGTATTGGGTACGTGAAATCGGTTTTTTATTATCCGATGGTACGCTGTTCGCGGTATGGAGTGATGCGCAACAGCCACTCGCTTGGAAATCGGCAGATGTGGATTTGTTATTAGCCTTTGATATGGTACTGAGTGCCTTACCGGATGACAGTGTTGTTGTTGAGGGAACAGGTGGTTTTAATTTATCGCCTGCGACTGAGGATGAGATTGGGCTCGTTCGACTTGTCACGGAAGCCGAAGCGAGAGCGGGTGTGATAAATACTGCCGTGGCCATGACACCGTGGGGTACGCGACAACATGGTGATGCTCGGTATGCTGGGAAACAGCATACGCACACTTGGGGGCAGGTGACGGGTAAGCCGACCACATTTACGCCAGCAGTTCACTCTCACACATGGAATCAAATAGGCGGCAGGCCAACGAGTATGCCGCCAACGCCACATTACCACGATGATCGGTATACGCCGACCAATAATTTTTTGGTGAGTTGGGGGCGAACTACCACGCGTAATCGACGGTCAGCGGTGAATTGGGATGGTTCAAATAACTTCAGTTATAACTACGCCGATATTGGGCCGCCAGTGGGATATACCACGAGTCATCTTATGGGATTTCTCGCCAGTATTGGGTTTATTCATTTTGGTGGCGAGGTTGATGGTATTGACCGAATATGGTGCCGATGGCGGATTCAAAATGGCAATATTCGCGTGATTTGTCAAAACAGCGAAAACAATGCCGCATCGCAAATCAATTACATGGCGATCTGGCGGAAGTAA